The DNA region GGCGGCAGTATCTGGCCGGTCGGCATCTACCTGGCCGGAGCTGGGGTGCTGACTCTGATCGCGTTGCTGCTCAGCCACGAGACCAAGGACACCGACTACACCGCCGCCTCCGCGGGCGACGCCTTCGCGGCGCGGGCCCAGAATGAGTCCGCGCCGCTGTAGCGGTCTTCTGATCAGCGGCCCCGTTGGCCGAGTCCGGATGGATCAGCTCCGGTGTCGATTCAAATCCGGTGTCGATCAGACACCGTGGTTGGCCACCATCCGGCCCTGCGGATCGACCTGGGCGCGGATCTGCTGCAACCGCTGCCATGCCTGGTGTCCGTACGCCGCCGACACCTCCACGACGTTGTCGTCGAAGTTGAGATAGCGGCCACCGGTGCCCCACGGCGCCAGGGCCTCGACCGCGCGGGTGGCATCGGCCAGACCGATCGCGGCCGCCTCCGGGAATGGTGCGATCGCCACGAAGAAGCCGAGGTAGGTCCCCGGCAATGTCGCCACTGCTGCGTCCGCCGGGCGAGCGAGCGCCCCACCGAGGTGCCTGATCTCCGCCGCCAGCACGCTGCTGCCCGAATCGGGGCCGGCGACCGCCAGCAGCGCGTCGATGGTCTCGGGCTCGAGTTCGCTGAGCATGATCGAGTTCGACACACTCGGCGTGGGGCCCTCCGGATCCAGGTGGATCCGGGTCATCGCCGTGAGCGGGACCCGAGCGAAGGTGTCCAGCTCCGGCGCGAGTGCCCGCAACGGAGCCAGGATCTCGGCGGCCCGCTCGTCGGACTCGAGCACCGCGCCGTCGATCACCACCAGCTTGCGGCCGGAGAGGAACGGCGGCAGCTCCGGCAGCGGGGGGAAGCTCATCAGCCGGCAGGCTGTCGTCGCCGACTCCGGCGCGGTACGCGTCCACTGGGCCCAGGCCCGGGCCACCTCCGCTGCCCGCTCCCCGGGCCACAGCAGCATGCCGGCGTAGGCATCGGCGATCGGCAGCAGCTCGAATTCCAGCGCGGTGACGATGCCGAAGCTGCCGCCACCACCCTTCAGCGCCCAGAACAGGTCCGGCTCGTTCTCGGCGTCCGCGCGGACCAGTCGGCCGTCGGCGAGGACGATCTCGACCGCGGTCAGGTGATGGGCGGCCAGGCCGTGCTGGCGGGCGTACCAGGACAGCCCTCCGCCGAGCGTGTAGCCGGCCACGGCGACGTCGGGTGAGGAACCGTGCCGGGCCGCGAGTCCGTACGCGGCAGCCGCCTCGACCACCGGCTGCCACAAGGTGCCGCCGAGGACCCGGGCGATCCGCCGGTCGGCGTCGATGGTCACCCCGGTCAGCTCATGCAGCCGGATCAGCATGACGTCGGACAGGTCGGCGGCGGCGAACGGGCTGGCCCCGTGGCCGCTGCTCTGCGGCGCGATCCGCAGCCGGGCGTCGATGGCGGCGAGCACGGCCTCGACCACCTCCGCCGCCGTACGAGGCACCGCTACCGCCGCGGGCCGCTGGTCGACCTGCACCGCCCACGGCGTACGGGCCTGGTCGTAGCCGGGATCACCGGGCAGATGGATCGGGCAGCTGGTGCGTGTGAAGTCGATGGTCATCGACGTTTCCCCCTTATGAGATGTGATGGATTGACTCGTGGTGGATTGAGCTGTCATGGATGAACCGGTGATGGGCTGAACGGTGATGGTCATGCCCGGCTGATCCAGCCGACTGACCTCGGTGACGGTGATCATCGGGCGGATGCCGTGTTCGGCAAGCCGGTCTGCCAGCACCTCCGAGGCATCGTCGAACAGCCGCCGGTCGGTGGTGCGGACCCGAAGCTCGACCAGATCTGCGGGCGCCAGTCCGGCGTCGGCCAGAGCCTGCTCGAGGTTCTCCAGCGCCAGGGCCAGCTGAGCGACGTGGTCGCCCTCGTGCAGCAGCAGACCGTCGGCGCCCACCGACCCCTGCGAGGGGATCTGTGTGATCGTCATGGCACCACCGTGCCGTTCGGCACTGACAACAGACCATCCCTGTTGTGAAGGGACTTTCACACCTGCAGACCTGGGATGGAGGCGACCCACAGATGTCTGGGATTCCCAACCAACGCCACGGGGCCGAGAATGAAAGACATGACGGGGGCACTGCTGGTCGAACGGGTCCGTCGTGACCTGGAGGTCGTGGCGCAGGGCGGCCTCGATCTGGACACGTACCTGGCCGAGTCGCTGGCCTCTCTGCAGCGGGTGGTACCGGTCGATGCCGTCTGTCTTGCGACGGTCGACCCCAGCACCCGGATCCTCACCAGCACCCGGAAGTACGGGGACCTGCGGGGCCGGGACGAGCGGGACCACGACTGGGGCCTGATCGAGTACGGAGTGGCCGAGGAGACTGCCTTCGTCCGGATGGACGACGCCGGCGTTCGAGCTGTGGGCATGGACCAGGTCACCGGTGGCGCGGTCGAGACCTCGACCCGGATCGGTGAACTCATCAAGCCGCACTACGGGTACGGTGACGAGCTGCGCACGCTATTGGTGGACCGGGATCACCTGTGGGGTGCGGTGGCGATGTTCCGTGCCACCGACTCTCGCCCGTTCGATGCGGACGAGGTCGATTTCCTGGCGTCGCTGTCGCCGGTGCTCGGCCAGGGTGTCCGGACGGGCCTGCTGGCCTCGCTGGCGGCCTCCGCGCCGATCGACTCACCGGCGGGCCCTGCGGTGGTGATCATCGGTGACGACGACAGCGTCGTCCAGGTGAATGCGGGAGCTGATCGCTGGCTCGCCGAGCTCGTCCAGGGCAGCGCGGGTGCCGCGGCATCCGGCATCGTCGGCTCACTCGTGGGCGCCGCGCGCCGGTTTGCCCGGGGCGAGGCCTGCCAGCCCCCGCGAGCCCGGGTGCGGACCACCAGCGGCATGTGGCTGGTGCTACACGCGACTCCGCTCAGCCCGCGCAACGGCTCCACCGGAGAGGTGGTAGTCACCATCGAGGAGGCCCGCCCTCCGGAGATCGTGCCGCTGGTGGTGGCAGCCTTCGGTCTCACCGCCCGGGAACGAGACGTCACCGCCTTGGTGCTGCAGGGCCTGGACACCAAGGAGATCGGCGCCATGCTGCACCTGTCGGCCTGGACGATCCAGGACCACCTGAAGTCGATCTTCGAAAAGGCGTCCGTACGCAGTCGACGCGAGTTGATCGCCCGAATCTACTTCGACCAGTACGTGCCGCGGATGGGCCGCGAGGTCGGCCCCAGCGGCTGGTTCGCCGGCTGACCGACCCGCTCAGCTGATCCGGAACACCCGCGCGGTCAGTCCAACGCCGTGCGGCTGGATCGTCAACCGGTCCGCCTCCCAGGTCAGCGACCAGTCCGGCAGCGAAGCCGGGTAGACCGTCGAGATCGGGGCCTTCGGTCCGAGGTCGAGCGTCACCGGATCGTGCCCGCCCGGCTGGGTGAACCAGACGTACAGATAGCTGGCATGGGGTGCCCGCAGCCCGAGCATCACGACGGGATCCTGGCTGGTCGGCAGCCCCACCGGCCAGAACGGCACCGCCTGTCCGAGGTCGACCCGCAGTCCCTCGTACGCCTGCACGCCCTCCCGCACCAGTCCGAGCTCCGCCTCACTCATCCGGTTCA from Microlunatus phosphovorus NM-1 includes:
- a CDS encoding FAD-binding protein: MTITQIPSQGSVGADGLLLHEGDHVAQLALALENLEQALADAGLAPADLVELRVRTTDRRLFDDASEVLADRLAEHGIRPMITVTEVSRLDQPGMTITVQPITGSSMTAQSTTSQSITSHKGETSMTIDFTRTSCPIHLPGDPGYDQARTPWAVQVDQRPAAVAVPRTAAEVVEAVLAAIDARLRIAPQSSGHGASPFAAADLSDVMLIRLHELTGVTIDADRRIARVLGGTLWQPVVEAAAAYGLAARHGSSPDVAVAGYTLGGGLSWYARQHGLAAHHLTAVEIVLADGRLVRADAENEPDLFWALKGGGGSFGIVTALEFELLPIADAYAGMLLWPGERAAEVARAWAQWTRTAPESATTACRLMSFPPLPELPPFLSGRKLVVIDGAVLESDERAAEILAPLRALAPELDTFARVPLTAMTRIHLDPEGPTPSVSNSIMLSELEPETIDALLAVAGPDSGSSVLAAEIRHLGGALARPADAAVATLPGTYLGFFVAIAPFPEAAAIGLADATRAVEALAPWGTGGRYLNFDDNVVEVSAAYGHQAWQRLQQIRAQVDPQGRMVANHGV
- a CDS encoding helix-turn-helix transcriptional regulator — its product is MTGALLVERVRRDLEVVAQGGLDLDTYLAESLASLQRVVPVDAVCLATVDPSTRILTSTRKYGDLRGRDERDHDWGLIEYGVAEETAFVRMDDAGVRAVGMDQVTGGAVETSTRIGELIKPHYGYGDELRTLLVDRDHLWGAVAMFRATDSRPFDADEVDFLASLSPVLGQGVRTGLLASLAASAPIDSPAGPAVVIIGDDDSVVQVNAGADRWLAELVQGSAGAAASGIVGSLVGAARRFARGEACQPPRARVRTTSGMWLVLHATPLSPRNGSTGEVVVTIEEARPPEIVPLVVAAFGLTARERDVTALVLQGLDTKEIGAMLHLSAWTIQDHLKSIFEKASVRSRRELIARIYFDQYVPRMGREVGPSGWFAG